One Tubulanus polymorphus chromosome 5, tnTubPoly1.2, whole genome shotgun sequence DNA segment encodes these proteins:
- the LOC141905878 gene encoding uncharacterized protein LOC141905878 has product MSLVRGIVVLAVLSALCYEGTQGLDCMENVCKNVPDCPQPKTIQCTTSCLKYYFGFNGKEAYIQKCAGASAAAAGHCSAMNKGEQANVGDIADIETLASAGKNQITGSMKICCDDKKMCNSGRSVGFSVGALVVGVTVVFLNYIK; this is encoded by the exons ATGTCGCTCGTACGTGGAATAGTCGTCCTTGCTGTTTTATCAGCTCTGTGCTATGAAG GCACTCAGGGGTTGGATTGTATGGAAAATGTGTGCAAGAACGTCCCCGATTGTCCACAACCGAAGACAATTCAATGTACCACATCATGTCTG aaatattacTTTGGATTCAACGGTAAAGAAGCTTATATTCAGAAATGTGCCGGGGCATCAGCCGCAGCCGCTGGTCACTGCAGTGCGATGAATAAGGGAGAACAAGCTAATGTGGGAGATATAGCGGACATCGAGACTCTCGCGTCTGCTGGGAAAAACCAAATCACtggttcaatgaaaatatgttgCGATGACAAGAAAATGTGCAACTCGGGCAGATCGGTTGGGTTCTCTGTGGGTGCGCTGGTCGTCGGTGTAACAGTCGTCTTTTTGAATTAcataaaatag
- the LOC141905818 gene encoding uncharacterized protein LOC141905818, with protein MSLIRGIVILAVLSALCYGGTQGLSCIENVCKNVPVCPQPKMIQCATCLKYYFEFNDKKAYIQKCAGASAAAAGHCSAMNKGETANDSDQKEIESLASSGANQIANPMKICCDDKNNCNSGRSVGFSVGALVVGVTVVFLNYIR; from the exons ATGTCGCTCATCCGCGGAATCGTCATTCTTGCAGTTTTATCAGCTCTGTGCTATGGAG GCACCCAGGGGTTGAGTTGTATTGAGAATGTGTGTAAGAACGTCCCTGTTTGTCCGCAACCGAAGATGATTCAATGTGCCACATGTCTG AAATATTACTTTGAATTCAATGATAAAAAAGCTTATATTCAGAAATGTGCCGGGGCATCAGCCGCAGCCGCTGGTCACTGCAGTGCGATGAATAAGGGAGAAACAGCTAATGATTCAGATCAAAAGGAAATAGAATCTCTTGCGTCTTCCGGGGCAAACCAAATCGCCAATCCAATGAAAATATGTTGTGATGACAAGAATAATTGTAACTCGGGCAGATCGGTTGGGTTCTCTGTGGGTGCGCTGGTCGTCGGTGTGACGGtcgtcttcttgaattacatAAGATAG
- the LOC141905713 gene encoding angiotensin-converting enzyme-like — MNHGFIRLTIGLLCVSLILLEIRCSQLTRLEDEFLERVLREQESAEEWLRQYDQGLTNWKRRKSIADFNADDDLGNEELRKISLDVGVQFVEWCKGKVNEAQIFTTRFMHLSDDVRRQFKLITLSAALHSENDVKIVEELSQQLEVIYNDATVCVDDDDGTKDCLHLTHLSDILSNSRDYDKLLKVWKGWRDATGPKSRKLFPEVVQLLNKGAREHGYADYGEFWRESDTANKRFDTESLNIWRQVKPLYEQLHAFVRWKLRQVYPHKIPARGLIPAHLLGNMWAQNWQDIVDLMWPYPNAPSLDVSDTMKKKKYTPLRMFKMAEDFYKSIGMNEMTSKFWKNSDIQKPKNRRINCHGTAWDMNSPHRDDYRIMMCTKINMDDLKTVHHEMGHVQYYMAYSNLPALYRSGANAGFHEAVGDTIALSVTTPKHLKKLGLLAETDRFDDYGMMINYLFRQAMAKIIFLPYSLTVETWRWAVFNGSISEQNYNQAWWEYRKYFQGLGPPVERTENDFDAISKYHVAQFTPYIRYFISFIIQFQFQKKLCSCARQTGPIHNCDIYGSEAAGNKFLEMLSKGAALPWQETMQDFDPSSRGKLDASAILNYFAPLHEWLQGHNEKRGIPVGWD, encoded by the exons ATGAACCATGGATTTATTCGATTAACCATTGGTTTGTTATGTGTGTCGTTGATTTTGCTGGAAATACGATGCAGCCAATTAACAAGGTTGGAAGATGAATTCCTTGAAAGAGTGCTACGTGAGCAGGAAA GTGCCGAGGAATGGCTGCGACAATACGACCAAGGTCTAACCAATTGGAAGCGTAGAAAATCCATAGCTGATTTTAACGCCGACGACGATCTCGGTAATGAAGAGCTAAGAAAAATA AGTTTGGATGTAGGAGTTCAGTTTGTTGAATGGTGCAAGGGAAAAGTCAACGAAGCGCAGATCTTCACCACTCGTTTCATGCATTTAAGCGATGATGTCCGTagacaattcaaactcatcaCTCTATCAGCTGCATTGCATAGTGAAAATGATGTCAA GATAGTGGAAGAACTATCGCAACAGTTGGAAGTCATTTATAATGACGCAACGGTTTGCGTCGACGATGACGACGGGACCAAAGATTGCTTACACTTGACCCATTTGTCGGACATTTTGTCCAATTCTCGAGACTATGATAAGCTGCTGAAAGTTTGGAAAGGTTGGCGAGACGCGACCGGACCGAAATCAAGGAAGCTCTTCCCAGAAGTTGTTCAATTATTGAACAAAGGCGCGCGCGAACATG GTTACGCGGATTACGGTGAGTTCTGGCGCGAGAGCGATACCGCTAACAAACGTTTCGATACGGAATCGTTGAATATTTGGCGACAGGTCAAACCGTTGTACGAACAGCTGCACGCATTCGTACGCTGGAAACTACGTCAGGTTTATCCGCATAAGATCCCCGCCCGAGGTCTTATTCCAGCTCATTTACTGG GTAATATGTGGGCTCAAAATTGGCAGGATATTGTAGACCTGATGTGGCCCTATCCGAATGCCCCCTCTCTAGACGTAAGCGATAcaatgaaaaagaagaaatacaCTCCACTGCGCATGTTCAAAATGGCCGAAGACTTCTACAAATCGATCGGAATGAACGAAATGACGAGCAAGTTTTGGAAAAATAGCGATATCCAAAAACCAAAGAACAGACGGATAAATTGTCACGGTACTGCATGGGATATGAACTCTCCGCATAGGGATGATTACAG GATAATGATGTGTACAAAAATCAACATGGATGACCTGAAGACCGTCCACCACGAGATGGGCCACGTTCAGTATTATATGGCGTACAGTAATCTACCTGCTTTATATCGATCGGGAGCCAACGCCGGGTTTCACGAGGCAGTCGGTGATACTATCGCGCTATCTGTTACAACGCCTAAACACCTAAAGAAACTTGGCTTATTAGCTGAAACCGATAGATTTGACGATT ATGGTATGATGATCAACTATCTGTTCCGTCAAGCTATGGCCAAAATTATTTTCCTACCGTATAGTTTGACTGTTGAGACGTGGCGCTGGGCTGTATTTAACGGTAGTATTTCTGAGCAGAATTACAACCAAGCTTGGTGGGAATACAG gaaatattttcagggATTAGGTCCACCAGTGGAACGCACTGAAAACGATTTTGACGCCATTTCTAAGTATCATGTGGCTCAATTTACACCATATATTAg ATACTTCATCAGTTTCATAATTCAATTCCAATTCCAAAAAAAGCTCTGCTCTTGTGCCCGACAAACCGGCCCGATTCACAATTGCGACATATATGGTTCAGAAGCGGCTGGGAATAAATTTCT AGAAATGCTGTCAAAAGGAGCTGCTCTTCCGTGGCAAGAAACCATGCAAGACTTTGACCCAAGTTCACGTGGAAAATTAGATGCATCCgcaattctaaattattttgcTCCTCTTCATGAATGGCTACAAGGCCATAACGAGAAGAGGGGTATTCCAGTCGGTTGGGATTAA
- the LOC141906346 gene encoding membrane-associated progesterone receptor component 1-like, with product MADEAKPIEKDTSENGAVADVLAELLTSPINVILLVICLVLIYKIFSSRNRSKPVVKPEIPKLKKRDFYLNELRQFDGTGEHGRILMAVNGKVFDVTRGKRFYGPGGPYGVFAGRDASRGLATFSLTPDVLKDDIDDLSDLNSMQMESVREWEMQFTEKYDYVGKLLKAGESPTEYSDIDDETSTDANKSKND from the exons ATGGCGGACGAGGCGAAACCGATCGAGAAAGACACGTCAGAAAACGGAGCAGTTGCGGACGTTCTCGCCGAACTATTGACGTCTCCGATCAACGTAATATTACTAGTAATATGTCTCGTGttgatttataaaatcttcTCTTCCCGCAACAGATCGAAACCGGTCGTAAAACCAGAAATACCGAAACTGAAGAAACGGGATTTCTATTTGAACGAATTACGTCAGTTTGACGGCACTGGTGAACACGGCAGAATTCTGATGGCTGTCAACGGCAAAGTATTCGATGTAACTCGTGGAAAACGATTTTACGGACCAG GTGGGCCGTACGGTGTTTTTGCTGGACGCGATGCTTCCAGAGGTCTAGCGACATTCTCTCTAACTCCTGACGTATTGAAGGATGATATCGATGATCTCAGCGATCTCAACAGTATGCAGATGGAAAGCGTTCGAGAATGGGAAATGCAATTTACAG aaaagTACGATTACGTTGGGAAGTTATTGAAAGCGGGTGAATCTCCAACCGAATATTCTGACATCGACGACGAAACATCAACCGATGCAAATAAATCCAAAAATGATTAG
- the LOC141906347 gene encoding uncharacterized protein LOC141906347 translates to MSSTFPNQSSNSGNDSTIALVDPTYYGLPLYTSIVLDTPRSQTATSSMRYYNLIVLPIVAIAGIFGNICSFLVMTSRKFRVFSYSQYLAGLAVFDMITLFAYTVPFLNYVSLPRFVMTYSSNISCAVHEYICMVNDTISSWMVIVITAERFAIVVWPFSARTIATPSFSRKVVVALAVIIYCVYIYLLIIVEYKHHINRKTCVMANRWRSVHFQIATVITVYFPTFCILALNAMLSIILRRSQSFGAGATKAASTRKATVMVMTVSILFVIFTYPTASFMLISTFISISPEAIMVGSSITGSLYAANSAINFYVYILAGDEVKNFVVEKIRSWIDSMRHFCNH, encoded by the coding sequence ATGTCATCGACATTTCCGAATCAGTCGTCGAATAGTGGTAACGATTCCACTATTGCTCTCGTCGACCCGACCTACTATGGCTTGCCACTTTACACGTCCATTGTACTGGACACGCCGCGCAGTCAAACTGCCACTTCTTCTATGCGTTATTACAATCTGATCGTGCTACCAATCGTCGCTATAGCCGGGATATTCGGTAACATTTGCAGTTTTCTCGTGATGACAAGCCGTAAATTCCGCGTTTTCTCCTACTCCCAGTATCTCGCCGGACTGGCTGTGTTCGACATGATCACTCTGTTCGCCTATACAGTTCCCTTTCTGAACTACGTATCTTTGCCTCGCTTCGTTATGACATACTCCAGTAATATCTCATGCGCCGTTCACGAATATATCTGCATGGTGAACGACACTATCAGTTCTTGGATGGTAATCGTTATTACAGCCGAACGTTTCGCTATCGTAGTCTGGCCATTTTCGGCTAGAACTATCGCAACGCCTAGCTTCTCGCGGAAAGTCGTCGTCGCCCTGGCGGTCATCATCTATTGCGTCTATATCTACTTATTAATCATAGTCGAATACAAGCATCATATCAACAGAAAAACGTGCGTCATGGCGAATCGATGGAGAagcgttcattttcaaatagcgACTGTTATCACGGTTTACTTTCCCACATTCTGTATCCTTGCTCTTAACGCTATGTTGTCGATTATTCTGCGACGAAGCCAGTCTTTTGGTGCTGGTGCCACGAAGGCAGCTTCGACTAGGAAAGCGACGGTTATGGTAATGACGGTATCCATATTATTTGTAATTTTCACCTATCCAACTGCGTCGTTTATgcttatttcaacatttattagTATTTCACCCGAAGCGATCATGGTCGGATCTTCGATTACCGGTAGTCTATACGCCGCTAACAGTGCCATCAATTTCTACGTGTATATTCTGGCCGGGGATGAAGTGAAAAACTTCGTGGTCGAAAAAATCCGAAGTTGGATCGACTCAATGCGACACTTCTgtaatcattag
- the LOC141906348 gene encoding putative N-acetyltransferase camello, whose translation MSASDQLEVSVRPYRHGYDDIKRIVHILDANNYRTGYTDGLPNAVKQTYIQVILLSLALVTFAVTGSFLLGLAAPLIFLFVRTLYYCLYFGAFPRFCCGDLRDIENVYQSEPDSNFFVAEINGRIVGYAAIVNEDSLHERLEEYSKYRNVSSGKLDSDVDSDVKIAELKRMVVDVSFRGLSIGRKLLDHCVEFCKQNNYDRIHLSAVTEQIAGLRLYSRYGFKRGLIEYERFRSVFMICIQHMSLNLDEFRAK comes from the coding sequence ATGTCTGCCTCTGATCAATTGGAAGTTTCAGTACGTCCTTATCGACACGGTTACGACGATATAAAACGGATAGTTCATATATTGGACGCTAATAACTATCGAACTGGCTACACGGATGGACTTCCGAATGCCGTGAAACAAACTTATATTCAAGTGATTTTACTCTCTTTGGCGCTGGTCACTTTTGCGGTGACTGGTTCATTTCTACTGGGGTTAGCTGCACCGCTGATATTTCTATTCGTAAGAACTTTATACTATTGCTTGTATTTCGGTGCTTTTCCTCGATTCTGTTGCGGCGATTTGAGAGATATAGAGAATGTTTATCAATCAGAACCGGACTCGAACTTTTTCGTAGCTGAAATAAACGGTAGAATTGTCGGTTATGCGGCTATCGTAAATGAAGATTCTTTGCACGAACGGTTGGAggaatattcgaaatataGAAACGTCTCCAGCGGGAAACTGGATTCCGATGTCGATAGCGATGTAAAAATAGCGGAACTGAAGCGAATGGTGGTTGATGTATCGTTTAGAGGTTTATCAATAGGTCGTAAATTACTGGATCATTGCGTCGAGTTCTGTAAACAGAATAACTATGACAGGATTCACCTGTCCGCGGTGACCGAACAAATAGCAGGTCTAAGGCTGTATTCAAGATACGGATTCAAACGTGGTTTAATTGAATACGAACGATTTCGTTCTGTTTTTATGATATGTATCCAACACATGTCTCTCAACTTAGATGAATTTCGTGCGAAATGA
- the LOC141906040 gene encoding N-acetylaspartate synthetase-like: MSPTPEVLVRPYRKGDNVEQIIKIFNESFYRIAHTEGLPHALKQTYIQVILFFLALVTYAATGSYILGLFSILIGIAIRTCYKSIAYVIYTKFCCDDFHDIAGVYQQPYARSNFFVAEINGRIVGCAAIVNEDSLHERFEEYSIHRNVSTGKLDSDVDNDVKIAELKRMAVDVSFRGLSIGRKLLDHCVKFCKQNNYNRIHLTTTGEQIAAQRLYTRYGFKVDFIESDIFMHLFHVYVYHMSLFIQ, translated from the coding sequence ATGTCTCCGACACCAGAAGTTTTAGTGCGCCCTTATCGAAAGGGCGACAATGTTGAACAAATCATCAAGATATTTAATGAAAGTTTCTACAGAATCGCTCATACTGAAGGACTTCCACACGCTTTAAAACAAACCTATATACAAGTGATATTATTCTTTCTAGCTTTAGTCACTTACGCGGCGACCGGTTCGTATATTCTTGGATTATTCTCCATATTGATCGGTATAGCTATTCGAACCTGTTACAAGAGTATCGCTTATGTAATCTACACTAAATTCTGTTGCGATGACTTTCATGATATAGCCGGGGTATATCAACAACCCTACGCTAGATCAAACTTTTTCGTAGCTGAAATAAACGGTAGAATTGTCGGCTGCGCGGCTATCGTGAACGAGGATTCTTTACACGAAAGATTCGAGGAATATTCAATACATAGAAACGTCTCCACTGGAAAACTGGATTCTGATGTCGACAACGATGTAAAAATAGCGGAACTGAAGCGAATGGCGGTTGATGTATCGTTTCGAGGTTTATCAATAGGTCGTAAATTACTGGATCACTGCGTCAAGTTCTGTAAACAGAATAACTATAACAGGATTCATTTGACCACAACAGGTGAACAAATAGCTGCCCAAAGATTGTACACTAGATACGGATTCAAAGTTGACTTCATTGAAAGTGATATTTTCATGCATCTATTCCACGTATACGTGTATCACATgtctttatttattcaataa